Proteins found in one Pongo pygmaeus isolate AG05252 chromosome 8, NHGRI_mPonPyg2-v2.0_pri, whole genome shotgun sequence genomic segment:
- the THNSL1 gene encoding threonine synthase-like 1: MLHFNRCHHLKKITQKCFSSIHVKTDKHAQQFLSRTFALAELRKSWYSTHSLVGDKNIILMGPPGAGKTTVGRIIGQKLGCCVIDVDDDILEKTWNMSVSEKLQDVGNEQFLEEEGKAVLNFSASGSVISLTGSNPMHDASMWHLKKNGIIVYLDVPLLDLIHRLKLMKTDRIVGQNSGTSVKDLLKFRRQYYKKWYDARVFCESGASPEEVADKVLNAIKRYQDVDSETFISTRHVWPKDGEQKLSAKFFSEAVIEGLASDGGLFVPAKEFPKLSCGEWKSLVGATYIERAQILLERCIHPADIPAARLGEMIETAYGENFACSKIAPVRHLSGNQFILELFHGPTGSFKDLSLQLMPHIFAHCIPPSCNYVILVATSGDTGSAVLNGFSRLNKNDKQRIAVVAFFPENGVSDFQKAQIIGSQRENGWAVGVESDFDFCQTAIKRIFNDSDFTGFLTVEYGTILSSANSINWGRLLPQVVYHASAYLDLISQGFISFGSPVDVCIPTGNFGNILAAVYAKMMGIPIRKFICASNQNHVLTDFIKTGHYDLRERKLAQTFSPSIDILKSSNLERHLHLMANKDGQLMTELFNRLESQHHFQIEKALVEKLQQDFIADWCSEGECLAAINSTYNTSGYILDPHTAVAKVVADRVQDKTCPLIISSTAHYSKFAPAIMQALKIKEINETSSSQLYLLGSYNALPPLHEALLERTKQQEKMEYQVCAADVNVLKSHVEKLIQNQFI, from the coding sequence ATGCTCCACTTTAACCGATGTCATCATCTGAAAAAGATAACACAGAAATGTTTTTCTAGTATACATGTTAAAACGGATAAACATGCACAGCAATTTCTTTCAAGAACCTTTGCACTTGCGGAATTGAGGAAGTCATGGTATTCAACCCACTCTCTTGTTGGAGACAAAAATATTATCCTGATGGGACCtcctggtgctgggaaaacaacaGTAGGCAGAATAATAGGTCAGAAACTAGGTTGTTGTGTCATAGATGTGGATGATGATATCCTTGAAAAAACCTGGAATATGAGTGTGTCTGAAAAATTACAGGATGTTGGTAATGAGCAATTtttagaagaggaaggaaaagctGTGTTAAACTTCTCTGCATCTGGAAGTGTGATTTCCCTTACTGGTTCCAATCCAATGCATGATGCTAGCATGTGGCATctgaagaaaaatggaataattGTATACCTGGATGTACCTCTACTAGATCTAATTCATCGTTTAAAATTAATGAAGACGGATAGGATTGTAGGTCAGAATTCTGGAACATCTGTGAAAGACTTACTTAAATTTAGAAGACAGTATTATAAGAAGTGGTATGATGCTCGTGTTTTCTGTGAAAGTGGGGCTTCCCCAGAGGAGGTAGCTGACAAAGTGCTGAATGCAATTAAAAGATACCAAGATGTGGACTCGGAAACATTCATTTCAACAAGACACGTTTGGCCTAAAGATGGTGAACAGAAGCTTTCAGCAAAATTCTTTAGTGAAGCTGTAATTGAGGGGTTGGCTTCTGATGGTGGACTCTTTGTTCCTGCGAAGGAGTTTCCAAAATTAAGCTGTGGGGAGTGGAAAAGCCTAGTAGGAGCAACCTACATAGAAAGAGCACAGATACTGTTGGAAAGATGTATCCATCCTGCAGACATACCTGCTGCCAGGTTGGGAGAAATGATTGAAACTGCTTATGGGGAAAACTTTGCCTGCTCAAAAATTGCTCCTGTCAGGCACCTTTCAGGCAACCAGTTCATCCTGGAGTTGTTTCATGGACCAACAGGATCATTTAAAGATTTGTCTTTACAGCTTATGCCTCATATTTTTGCACACTGTATCCCACCAAGTTGCAATTATGTGATACTTGTAGCTACTTCAGGAGACACAGGGAGTGCAGTCTTAAATGGTTTTAGTCGTCTTAATAAGAATGATAAGCAAAGGATAGCTGTGGTCGCATTTTTTCCTGAGAATGGAGTAAGTGATTTTCAAAAAGCACAAATAATtggcagtcagagagaaaatgGATGGGCAGTGGGTGTTGAGTCAGATTTTGATTTTTGCCAGAcagctataaaaagaatttttaacgaTTCTGATTTTACTGGCTTTCTTACTGTGGAATATGGAACAATCTTAAGTTCGGCTAACTCCATAAACTGGGGCCGACTACTTCCGCAGGTAGTTTATCATGCTTCCGCATATCTTGATCTTATTAGTCAaggatttatttcttttggaaGCCCAGTCGATGTCTGTATTCCCACAGGAAACTTTGGTAACATTTTAGCAGCAGTGTATGCCAAAATGATGGGAATCCCGATTCGAAAATTTATCTGTGCCTCTAATCAGAACCATGTTTTGACTGATTTTATAAAAACAGGACATTATGATCTAAGGGAAAGAAAATTAGCACAAACCTTTTCACCGTCGATAGATATTCTCAAATCTTCAAACCTAGAACGACATTTACACTTGATGGCTAATAAAGATGGACAACTAATGACAGAATTATTTAATCGATTAGAAAGTCAGCATCACTTCCAGATAGAAAAGGCTCTAGTTGAGAAACTTCAGCAGGATTTTATAGCTGACTGGTGCTCTGAGGGAGAGTGCCTAGCAGCTATTAACTCCACCTATAATACTTCAGGGTATATTTTGGATCCACACACTGCTGTTGCAAAAGTGGTTGCGGATAGGGTGCAAGACAAAACTTGCCCTTTGATTATCTCATCTACAGCCCATTACTCAAAGTTTGCACCTGCTATCATGCAGGCTTTAAAGATTAAAGAAATCAATGAGACTTCATCAAGTCAGCTCTATTTACTGGGTTCATACAATGCATTACCTCCACTGCATGAGGCTTTATTAGAGAGAACAAAACAGCAAGAGAAGATGGAGTACCAGGTCTGTGCAGCTGATGTGAATGTCTTGAAGAGTCATGTGGAAAAACTTATCC